A part of Halobacillus shinanisalinarum genomic DNA contains:
- the infA gene encoding translation initiation factor IF-1, producing the protein MAKDDVIEVEGTVVETLPNAQFKVELENEHTVLAHVSGKIRMHFIRILPGDKVTVELSPYDLTRGRITYRYK; encoded by the coding sequence ATGGCGAAAGACGATGTAATTGAAGTGGAAGGAACAGTCGTTGAAACTCTTCCCAATGCACAATTTAAGGTAGAGCTTGAAAACGAACATACCGTTTTAGCTCATGTTTCCGGTAAAATTCGGATGCACTTCATTCGAATCCTACCTGGAGACAAAGTAACGGTGGAACTTTCCCCTTATGATCTGACAAGAGGACGTATTACGTACCGTTATAAATAA
- a CDS encoding energy-coupling factor ABC transporter ATP-binding protein: MDIKFNEVSYVYQPNSPFEHRALNKLSFNIKSGAFVAVIGHTGSGKSTLIQHLNGLVQPTEGEVTIGEYQLKAGEKNKRLRELREKVGVVFQYPEHQLFEETVEKDIAFGPMNFGVEQEEIKRRTNEAISSVRLPEEILKRSPFDLSGGQMRRVAISGVLAMNPEVLVLDEPTAGLDPKGQNEIMDMFARLHKEKGLTTVLVTHSMEDALAYADHVIILNKGEVFMHGSPLDIFQEKEALKKVQLDVPEVIQFLTQVEEKFNQRIPYKGQSLTELAKELAHMVRGGRDHE; this comes from the coding sequence ATGGACATTAAGTTCAATGAAGTAAGCTATGTCTATCAGCCGAATAGTCCATTTGAGCATCGGGCATTAAATAAGCTCTCCTTTAACATCAAGTCCGGTGCTTTTGTTGCGGTGATTGGTCATACAGGTTCAGGAAAATCCACATTGATTCAACATCTGAATGGACTCGTTCAGCCAACAGAAGGGGAAGTAACGATAGGGGAATATCAGCTTAAGGCAGGAGAGAAGAACAAGCGACTCAGAGAATTGCGTGAAAAAGTAGGCGTAGTTTTTCAATATCCTGAGCATCAATTGTTCGAAGAAACGGTAGAGAAAGACATCGCCTTTGGACCGATGAACTTTGGTGTGGAGCAAGAAGAGATTAAACGCCGAACAAATGAAGCCATTTCATCTGTTCGCCTTCCTGAAGAAATATTGAAACGGTCTCCGTTTGACTTGAGTGGTGGGCAAATGCGCCGCGTGGCAATATCTGGTGTGCTCGCTATGAACCCTGAAGTGCTCGTGCTTGATGAACCGACAGCGGGACTCGACCCTAAAGGGCAAAATGAAATTATGGACATGTTTGCAAGGCTTCATAAGGAGAAAGGACTGACAACGGTGCTTGTTACCCATAGTATGGAGGATGCTTTGGCGTATGCCGATCATGTCATCATTTTGAATAAAGGGGAAGTATTCATGCACGGCTCGCCCCTGGATATTTTTCAGGAAAAGGAAGCATTGAAAAAGGTTCAGCTTGATGTTCCAGAAGTGATTCAATTTTTAACTCAAGTGGAGGAGAAATTCAATCAGAGAATACCGTACAAGGGACAATCACTAACAGAGTTAGCAAAGGAATTGGCTCACATGGTGAGAGGGGGCCGCGATCATGAGTAG
- a CDS encoding CBO0543 family protein, producing MTMEQIILVLAWVISISILLIFIPKDKIRNAIVAFQFKQVLTWLFGLAVVQMRMIEYPVRLFDYASRASFTFEFLAYPAICAIFNVHYPEGKSKIAQFGYYALYTSVITVTEVILERYTNLIVYIHWSWYWTWITLFTTFFLSHLFYKWFFRKINTGHTK from the coding sequence ATGACTATGGAGCAAATTATTTTAGTACTGGCGTGGGTAATCTCTATCTCTATTCTTTTAATATTTATTCCAAAAGATAAAATTCGCAATGCCATAGTAGCATTCCAATTTAAGCAGGTATTAACATGGTTGTTTGGTCTTGCTGTTGTTCAGATGAGGATGATTGAATATCCTGTCAGGTTGTTTGATTATGCAAGCAGGGCAAGTTTCACCTTTGAATTTCTTGCATACCCTGCAATTTGTGCCATTTTTAATGTTCACTATCCAGAGGGAAAAAGTAAAATAGCTCAATTTGGTTACTATGCTCTTTATACTTCAGTCATTACAGTTACTGAGGTAATACTTGAAAGATATACTAATTTAATTGTGTATATCCATTGGTCTTGGTACTGGACTTGGATAACATTATTTACAACATTCTTTTTGTCACATTTATTTTATAAATGGTTCTTTAGGAAAATAAACACTGGACATACCAAATAA
- the rpmJ gene encoding 50S ribosomal protein L36, whose translation MKVRPSVKPICEKCKVIRRKGKVMVICENPKHKQKQG comes from the coding sequence ATGAAGGTAAGGCCTTCTGTAAAACCAATTTGTGAGAAATGCAAAGTTATCCGTCGTAAAGGTAAAGTAATGGTTATCTGTGAAAACCCTAAACACAAACAAAAACAAGGTTAA
- a CDS encoding ImmA/IrrE family metallo-endopeptidase, translated as MDFPKYKTTALEDLVTQWYLRHRFTRPEDLNIKKIGLKYEIFLHCKPKQASFMKVGRFKEIVVDSRLPAIYQREQFFHELCHAVRHAGRQSMMPPAFRDLQERDAKHFTLYASLPFHMIQQYNITDPEIINRWSLDFRIPIHLCKDRLDQIKRRHICTFEKNFTD; from the coding sequence ATGGATTTCCCTAAATATAAAACTACTGCCTTAGAAGATTTAGTTACCCAATGGTATTTACGACATAGGTTCACCAGACCTGAGGATTTAAACATTAAAAAAATCGGATTAAAATATGAAATATTTCTACATTGTAAACCGAAACAAGCGAGTTTTATGAAAGTTGGCCGCTTTAAAGAGATTGTAGTTGATAGTCGTTTACCTGCGATTTATCAACGAGAACAGTTTTTTCATGAACTTTGTCACGCAGTACGCCATGCAGGTCGTCAATCGATGATGCCTCCAGCATTTCGTGATCTTCAGGAAAGAGATGCAAAGCATTTTACACTCTATGCATCCCTTCCCTTTCATATGATCCAGCAATATAACATAACGGACCCAGAGATTATTAACAGATGGTCATTAGATTTCAGAATCCCAATTCACCTATGTAAAGATCGTTTAGATCAAATTAAACGTCGCCACATTTGTACCTTTGAAAAGAATTTTACAGATTAA
- the rpsI gene encoding 30S ribosomal protein S9 — protein MAQVQYSGTGRRKKSTARVRLVPGTGRVVVNKRDAEDFFPYETLRMILKQPLAVTETEGNYDVYVNVDGGGFTGQAGAIRHGIARALLQADPEYRTPLKRAGLLTRDARMKERKKYGLKGARRAPQFSKR, from the coding sequence GTGGCACAAGTACAATACTCCGGTACTGGACGTCGTAAAAAGTCGACAGCTCGTGTTCGCCTTGTTCCAGGAACTGGTCGTGTAGTAGTAAACAAACGTGATGCTGAAGACTTTTTCCCATATGAAACACTTCGTATGATTCTGAAGCAGCCTCTAGCTGTTACAGAGACTGAAGGTAACTATGATGTTTATGTAAATGTTGATGGTGGAGGTTTCACTGGTCAAGCTGGTGCAATCCGTCACGGAATCGCTCGTGCGCTGCTTCAAGCAGACCCAGAATACCGCACACCACTTAAACGTGCGGGACTATTAACTCGTGATGCACGTATGAAAGAGCGTAAGAAATACGGTCTTAAAGGTGCACGTCGTGCTCCACAGTTCTCTAAGCGTTAA
- the rpsM gene encoding 30S ribosomal protein S13 → MARIAGVDIPRDKRVVVSLTYIYGIGKPLAVEVLAEAGVSENTRVRDLTEDELGKIRTAINNHNVEGDLRRENSLNIKRLIEIGSYRGIRHRRGLPARGQKTKNNSRTRKGPRRTVANKRK, encoded by the coding sequence ATGGCACGTATAGCAGGTGTAGATATTCCTCGCGATAAGCGCGTAGTCGTATCCCTAACTTATATCTATGGTATTGGTAAGCCACTAGCTGTAGAAGTTTTAGCTGAAGCCGGTGTTTCTGAAAATACTCGAGTTCGTGATCTAACAGAGGACGAATTAGGTAAGATTCGTACAGCTATTAATAACCACAATGTGGAAGGGGATCTTCGTCGTGAAAACTCCCTTAATATCAAACGTCTAATTGAGATTGGTTCCTACCGTGGAATCCGTCACCGCCGTGGGCTTCCAGCTCGTGGACAAAAGACAAAAAACAACTCCCGTACACGTAAAGGACCACGTCGTACCGTGGCTAACAAACGTAAATAA
- the rpsK gene encoding 30S ribosomal protein S11: MARKGNTRSRKRRVKKNIETGVAHIRSTFNNTIVSVTDVQGNVIAWSSAGVLGFKGSRKSTPFAAQMASEAAAKDAMDNGMKSLEVTVKGPGAGREAAIRSLQAVGLEITAIRDVTPVPHNGCRPPKRRRV, encoded by the coding sequence ATGGCACGTAAAGGAAACACTCGTAGTCGTAAGCGTCGCGTGAAAAAGAATATAGAGACTGGTGTAGCACACATCCGCTCTACTTTTAACAATACGATCGTATCGGTCACCGACGTTCAAGGTAACGTAATCGCTTGGAGCAGTGCTGGGGTACTAGGCTTCAAAGGTTCTCGTAAATCCACTCCATTCGCTGCTCAGATGGCTTCAGAAGCCGCAGCAAAAGATGCAATGGATAATGGCATGAAGTCATTAGAAGTTACTGTTAAGGGACCAGGAGCTGGTCGTGAAGCAGCGATTCGTTCACTACAAGCCGTTGGTCTTGAGATCACTGCAATTCGTGACGTGACTCCAGTACCACACAACGGTTGCCGTCCGCCAAAACGTCGTCGCGTATAA
- the map gene encoding type I methionyl aminopeptidase, with product MIISKTPRELEVMREAGRIVALTHREMRKNIRPGVTTGELDQIADRFIRSMDAIPSFKGYNGFRGSVCASVNEELVHGIPGNRVLNEGDIISIDIGAKYKGYHGDSAWTYPVGTVDEDTERLLRVTETSLLKGLDEAKPGERLSNISHAIQSYVETEGFSIVREYVGHGVGQDLHEDPQIPHYGPPNKGPRLKPGMVLAVEPMVNAGSRYVKTLADRWTVVTRDGKMCAHFEHTIAITEEGYEILTKS from the coding sequence AGAAGTTATGCGTGAAGCTGGCAGAATCGTTGCCTTAACGCACCGAGAAATGAGGAAAAACATCCGTCCCGGTGTAACAACCGGTGAATTAGATCAAATAGCTGATCGATTCATACGCAGTATGGATGCAATCCCATCTTTTAAAGGTTATAATGGATTCCGTGGTAGTGTTTGCGCATCGGTCAATGAAGAGCTCGTCCACGGGATCCCGGGTAACCGGGTTTTGAACGAGGGCGATATCATTAGTATTGATATTGGTGCAAAATATAAAGGCTATCATGGTGATTCGGCATGGACATATCCAGTCGGCACTGTTGATGAAGACACAGAGCGTTTGCTGAGAGTAACCGAAACCTCGTTGTTAAAGGGGCTTGATGAAGCAAAGCCTGGCGAACGCCTTTCTAATATATCCCATGCCATTCAAAGCTATGTCGAAACGGAAGGTTTTTCGATTGTACGCGAATATGTGGGCCATGGTGTTGGGCAAGATCTTCATGAGGACCCACAAATTCCTCATTACGGTCCGCCTAACAAAGGTCCACGCTTGAAGCCAGGAATGGTTTTGGCTGTAGAGCCAATGGTCAATGCAGGGAGTCGATACGTAAAGACTCTTGCGGATCGTTGGACGGTAGTGACACGAGATGGTAAAATGTGTGCTCATTTCGAACACACCATTGCGATTACGGAAGAAGGTTACGAAATCTTAACTAAATCCTAA
- the rplM gene encoding 50S ribosomal protein L13, with translation MRTTFMANENNVERKWFVVDAAGQTLGRLASEVAAILRGKNKPTYTPHVDTGDHVIIINAGEIQLTGNKINDKIYYRHSNHPGGLKSRTANEMRTKYPEQMLELAVKGMLPKGSLGRKMGKKLHVYAGSDHKHEAQQPEVYELRG, from the coding sequence ATGCGCACAACTTTCATGGCAAATGAAAACAACGTGGAACGCAAATGGTTTGTTGTGGATGCTGCAGGGCAAACACTTGGCCGTTTGGCAAGCGAAGTTGCTGCGATCCTTCGCGGTAAAAATAAACCAACGTATACACCACACGTTGACACTGGTGACCATGTCATCATCATCAATGCAGGAGAAATCCAACTAACTGGTAACAAGATCAATGATAAGATTTATTACCGTCACTCTAACCACCCAGGTGGTTTGAAATCCCGTACAGCTAACGAAATGCGTACAAAATATCCTGAGCAAATGCTAGAGCTTGCCGTTAAAGGTATGCTACCTAAAGGAAGCCTAGGACGCAAAATGGGTAAAAAACTTCATGTCTATGCTGGATCTGATCACAAACATGAAGCACAACAACCAGAAGTTTACGAACTTCGTGGATAA
- the rplQ gene encoding 50S ribosomal protein L17, giving the protein MARKLGRTTDQRMALLRNLATDLIVHERIETTEAKAKELRSVVEKMITLGKRGDLHARRQAESFLYSADANEEGDQTALQKLFSDIAPRYEERQGGYTRVLKLGERKGDGAKMAIIELV; this is encoded by the coding sequence ATGGCTAGAAAGTTAGGACGTACTACTGATCAACGTATGGCGCTTCTTCGCAACTTAGCGACAGACTTGATCGTTCATGAACGTATCGAAACAACAGAAGCTAAAGCGAAAGAGCTTCGCTCCGTTGTTGAGAAAATGATTACACTAGGCAAACGAGGAGATCTTCATGCCCGTCGTCAGGCTGAATCATTCCTTTACAGTGCAGATGCGAATGAAGAAGGAGACCAAACAGCCCTGCAAAAGCTGTTCTCTGATATCGCACCACGCTATGAGGAACGCCAAGGTGGTTACACTCGCGTACTTAAGTTAGGCGAGCGTAAAGGTGACGGTGCTAAGATGGCAATCATTGAACTAGTTTAA
- a CDS encoding DNA-directed RNA polymerase subunit alpha has translation MIEIEKPKIEPVEISDDSKFGKFVVEPLERGYGTTLGNSLRRILLSSLPGAAVTSVQIDGVLHEFSTIEGVVEDVTTVVLNLKKLALKIYSDEEKTLEIDVQSEGKVTAADITHDSDVEVLNPDLHIATLDSKTTLRMRITAERGRGYRPAEGNNHEDLPIGVVPVDSIFTPVSRVTYQVENTRIGQTSNFDKLTLDVWTDGSIRPEEAISLGAKIYMEHLNIFVGLTDEAQKAEIMVEKEEDQKEKVLEMTIEELDLSVRSYNCLKRAGINTVQELANKSEDDMMKVRNLGRKSLEEVKHKLEELGLGLRKED, from the coding sequence ATGATCGAAATTGAAAAGCCAAAAATTGAACCGGTTGAGATCAGCGATGATTCCAAATTTGGTAAATTCGTCGTAGAACCGCTTGAACGTGGATATGGTACAACACTAGGTAACTCCTTGCGTCGTATCCTATTATCCTCACTTCCTGGCGCTGCTGTAACATCAGTTCAAATTGATGGGGTACTTCATGAATTCTCAACCATCGAAGGTGTGGTTGAGGATGTAACCACAGTTGTTTTGAATCTAAAGAAACTAGCTTTGAAGATTTATTCTGATGAAGAGAAGACTTTAGAAATTGATGTGCAAAGTGAAGGGAAAGTAACAGCTGCGGACATTACGCATGATAGTGATGTAGAAGTTCTGAATCCGGATCTTCATATTGCAACGTTAGATAGCAAAACAACTCTACGTATGCGTATTACGGCTGAACGTGGTCGGGGATATCGTCCAGCTGAAGGGAACAATCACGAAGATTTGCCAATTGGCGTGGTTCCTGTTGACTCAATCTTTACACCCGTTTCTCGTGTCACATATCAAGTCGAGAACACCCGTATTGGTCAAACTTCAAACTTTGATAAACTGACGTTAGATGTATGGACTGATGGCAGTATTCGCCCTGAAGAGGCGATCTCTCTTGGAGCTAAAATCTATATGGAACACCTTAATATCTTTGTAGGCCTTACTGACGAAGCGCAAAAAGCAGAAATCATGGTTGAAAAGGAAGAGGACCAAAAAGAAAAAGTTCTAGAGATGACGATTGAAGAACTCGATCTCTCCGTTCGTTCATATAACTGCTTAAAACGCGCAGGTATTAACACTGTTCAAGAGCTTGCGAATAAGTCTGAAGACGACATGATGAAGGTCCGTAACCTTGGTCGTAAATCTCTTGAAGAAGTGAAGCATAAGCTGGAAGAACTCGGACTAGGTTTGAGAAAAGAAGACTAA
- the truA gene encoding tRNA pseudouridine(38-40) synthase TruA: MQRLKCRVEYDGTVYAGYQVQTNGVTIQEKIEKALTKMHKGESVKVIASGRTDAGVHAIGQVIHFDTSLNIPASNWKRALGPMLPEDIRVAEVEPVTDDFHARYDTTAKEYRYYVWNDHEPNLFRRLYTYHIRKPLDVAAMREACKLVEGEHNFTSFCSPRTDLKGSKVRTITKAVIEQRGSELVFIFKGNGFLYNMVRILVGTILEVGFGDRTSDELETMLAARDRKAAGKTAPPHGLFLWKVEY, translated from the coding sequence ATGCAGCGATTGAAATGTAGAGTGGAATATGATGGGACAGTTTATGCCGGCTACCAAGTTCAGACAAACGGTGTAACGATTCAAGAAAAAATCGAAAAGGCATTAACTAAGATGCACAAGGGTGAGAGTGTGAAGGTTATCGCATCTGGTCGCACGGATGCCGGTGTACACGCAATCGGCCAAGTCATTCATTTTGATACAAGTTTGAACATCCCAGCATCGAACTGGAAAAGGGCGTTAGGCCCCATGCTTCCTGAAGACATACGTGTAGCAGAGGTAGAACCCGTGACGGACGATTTCCATGCAAGATATGATACGACAGCTAAGGAATATCGCTACTATGTTTGGAATGATCATGAGCCGAATTTATTCCGTAGACTTTATACTTATCATATCAGAAAGCCGCTAGATGTTGCGGCGATGCGTGAGGCGTGTAAGCTTGTTGAAGGAGAGCATAACTTTACTTCATTTTGTTCTCCTCGTACAGATCTCAAAGGAAGCAAAGTTCGCACCATTACAAAGGCGGTAATCGAGCAGCGTGGATCTGAGCTTGTATTTATTTTCAAAGGGAATGGCTTTTTATATAACATGGTACGAATTCTAGTAGGGACGATTCTTGAGGTAGGATTTGGAGATCGCACGTCTGATGAGCTTGAAACGATGCTCGCGGCTAGGGATCGGAAAGCAGCTGGGAAGACAGCACCTCCTCATGGGTTGTTTTTATGGAAGGTAGAATATTAA
- a CDS encoding KOW domain-containing RNA-binding protein, with protein sequence MNESESSPRIGQVVRIVQGREAGQYAVVIDILDGRFLLLADGEKRKYDRPKKKNLQHVELMDFVSPEVQNSLLETGRVTNGKLRFAVSKYVNEEVTDLKKGDQLDGERRCN encoded by the coding sequence TTGAATGAATCTGAGTCGAGTCCACGAATAGGTCAAGTTGTTCGCATTGTGCAAGGACGTGAGGCAGGACAGTATGCGGTTGTGATAGATATACTGGATGGCCGCTTTTTGCTGCTTGCCGATGGAGAGAAGCGTAAGTATGATCGACCAAAGAAAAAGAATCTGCAGCATGTAGAGCTTATGGATTTCGTCTCTCCGGAAGTCCAAAACAGCCTTCTGGAAACTGGTCGCGTCACGAATGGCAAGCTTCGATTTGCCGTATCAAAATATGTCAATGAAGAAGTGACTGATTTGAAGAAGGGAGATCAACTCGATGGCGAAAGACGATGTAATTGA
- a CDS encoding CBO0543 family protein gives MHVAITIWAIIASWRWWDREHFHKCHTTILYMSLLNLLYIFLTSGYILWKIQPDLGLPFPIVSMLYTFIIFPCTVILYLSRYPKSVKGQILHNIKWIMIYIVIECLGSLFGRIIYDHSWHLGWSLLFVLTMFPMLRLHYKKPLLAYFLSILFIAFILYKFEVPWKVPMKDR, from the coding sequence ATGCACGTGGCTATTACAATTTGGGCTATTATCGCCTCATGGCGATGGTGGGATCGGGAACACTTCCACAAGTGCCATACAACAATACTGTACATGTCATTATTGAATTTATTATATATTTTTTTGACTAGTGGTTATATATTGTGGAAGATTCAGCCTGACCTTGGACTTCCTTTCCCCATCGTCAGTATGCTGTATACGTTTATTATTTTCCCTTGCACAGTGATTTTATATTTGTCCCGTTATCCGAAGTCTGTTAAAGGCCAGATCCTTCACAACATAAAATGGATTATGATTTACATAGTAATAGAATGTCTGGGTAGTTTATTTGGTCGTATTATTTATGATCATAGCTGGCATTTAGGATGGTCACTTTTGTTTGTCCTAACCATGTTTCCTATGTTGCGTCTACATTATAAAAAGCCTCTACTTGCCTATTTTTTATCCATTTTATTTATTGCTTTTATACTTTATAAATTTGAAGTTCCTTGGAAAGTTCCAATGAAGGATCGTTAA
- a CDS encoding energy-coupling factor transporter transmembrane component T family protein, translating into MSSSLIIGQYIPGNSIVHRLDPRSKIAIIFFFVVIVFFANSVLSYGLLTLFAIGSAMATRIPIRYILKGLKPVWFLIAFTFLLHIIVTKEGEVLTTIFGWELYEGAIVQGAAISLRFFLLIMVTSLLTLTTTPIEITDAIEQLLGPLKKVRFPVHELALMMSISLRFIPTLMQETEKISKAQASRGVDFRTGAFKDRIKAVIPLLVPLFVSAFKRAEELAMAMEARGYKGGEGRTKLRELQIGRADYYVYVLFALIIVGLFLTRN; encoded by the coding sequence ATGAGTAGTTCATTGATTATTGGCCAGTATATCCCGGGGAATTCCATTGTTCACAGACTGGATCCCCGTTCGAAAATTGCCATCATCTTCTTTTTCGTTGTGATCGTATTTTTTGCTAATTCTGTTCTGAGTTATGGACTATTAACTTTATTTGCGATTGGAAGTGCCATGGCTACTCGTATTCCGATCCGCTATATTTTAAAGGGATTGAAACCGGTATGGTTCTTAATTGCGTTTACTTTCCTGCTTCATATCATTGTTACAAAGGAAGGGGAGGTCCTTACAACGATATTCGGATGGGAGCTTTATGAAGGTGCCATTGTGCAAGGGGCGGCGATATCGTTGCGGTTTTTCCTTTTGATCATGGTCACCTCGTTACTTACTTTGACGACAACTCCGATTGAAATTACTGATGCAATTGAACAATTGCTAGGACCATTAAAAAAGGTACGTTTCCCTGTACACGAGTTGGCGTTAATGATGTCGATTTCGCTGCGATTTATCCCGACGCTCATGCAGGAAACCGAGAAGATTTCAAAAGCCCAAGCCTCCCGTGGTGTTGATTTCCGCACAGGGGCATTTAAAGACCGCATCAAGGCCGTTATTCCCCTTTTAGTGCCATTGTTCGTTAGTGCCTTTAAACGTGCAGAGGAGCTTGCTATGGCGATGGAGGCAAGGGGTTATAAGGGAGGCGAAGGCCGGACGAAGCTGAGAGAGCTTCAAATCGGCCGAGCCGACTATTACGTCTATGTTTTGTTTGCTCTCATTATCGTTGGTCTATTTTTAACAAGGAACTAG
- a CDS encoding DUF3231 family protein: MNEGNIHLTSAEIGSLWTGYMQDSMSKCVLSFMLKHIEDQDIKPAIQYAYDLSSNHLEQLLTIFEKENYAVPNGFTEQDVNINAPWLFTDTFCLTYVNHMAKVGMIAYSGFVSMSTREDMRNYFILALNETATLYNQTSEIALSKGINARHPYIEVPKETDYVDSKKYFSGLNPFSDKRPLNAVEISHIYMNILTNVVGVKLCLAFAQTSPSKDVQDFMLRGKEISQKHIKIFVDTLMKDDIDAPQVPDTAVSDSTTQAFSDKLLMYHMSLISASGIGNYATAAAASQRSDLMINYERLSLEVSRLAKSGADIMIKNEWLEQPPGIKDRKKLAKNKQKG; this comes from the coding sequence ATGAATGAAGGGAACATTCACCTAACATCTGCAGAAATTGGTTCACTTTGGACTGGGTATATGCAGGATAGTATGTCAAAATGTGTCTTAAGTTTTATGTTAAAACATATTGAGGATCAAGATATAAAACCCGCTATTCAGTATGCTTATGATCTTTCATCCAATCATCTAGAACAGTTACTCACCATTTTTGAAAAGGAAAATTACGCCGTTCCAAACGGGTTTACCGAACAAGATGTAAACATAAATGCTCCGTGGCTTTTTACGGATACATTTTGTTTAACGTATGTCAATCACATGGCAAAAGTCGGAATGATAGCATACAGCGGATTTGTCTCTATGAGTACCAGAGAAGATATGCGAAATTATTTTATACTAGCATTAAACGAAACAGCTACGCTTTATAATCAAACAAGCGAAATTGCTCTTTCAAAAGGAATTAATGCCAGGCATCCTTATATTGAGGTTCCGAAAGAAACGGATTATGTGGACAGTAAAAAATATTTTAGTGGCTTAAATCCCTTTAGTGACAAGCGTCCACTAAACGCCGTTGAAATTTCCCATATATATATGAATATACTAACAAACGTAGTCGGGGTGAAATTATGCCTTGCCTTTGCGCAAACTTCGCCATCCAAAGATGTACAAGATTTTATGTTGCGAGGAAAAGAGATCTCGCAAAAACATATTAAGATTTTTGTTGATACACTTATGAAAGATGATATTGATGCTCCGCAGGTACCTGATACAGCTGTAAGTGATTCAACAACTCAAGCATTTTCAGATAAATTATTGATGTATCATATGTCACTTATAAGTGCATCAGGAATCGGAAACTATGCTACTGCTGCCGCCGCCAGTCAACGAAGCGATTTAATGATCAATTATGAACGGTTATCGTTAGAAGTTTCCCGACTTGCCAAAAGCGGAGCCGATATTATGATTAAAAACGAATGGTTAGAACAACCGCCTGGAATAAAAGATCGTAAAAAATTAGCGAAGAACAAACAAAAAGGCTGA